Proteins encoded by one window of Halobaculum halobium:
- a CDS encoding carbohydrate kinase family protein — MTGRDAGDGAGGDADADDPTTGTSDATAPEVVTIGAATVDRTYHVSNIPEPDGGAYAGSVAEAFGGVGANVAVASARLGRSTGLVARLGDGDVGGRVAEDLDASQIDDAHVRRKPGTSTHCVILRDGDGKRSIVTAGDSAKRLRLSAADRAYLADAGAAFLTAYNPDPVHRDAIDLAEAAEAPPFIFDLSGPLAELAGRGASEETIDRWVEVADVFVVGAVAAESYLGCRGREAATELRSRGAQRVAVTGGREGAVLVDEAGIHELPAFDVPVADETGAGDAYVAALMDRWVLGGDDARRAGRFAAAAAALNVTSEGARGGLATRDSVESFLDGR; from the coding sequence ATGACCGGTCGCGACGCGGGCGACGGCGCCGGCGGCGACGCGGACGCCGACGACCCGACCACCGGAACGTCGGACGCGACTGCGCCCGAGGTGGTCACCATCGGCGCCGCGACCGTCGACCGAACGTATCACGTCTCAAACATCCCCGAACCCGACGGCGGCGCCTACGCCGGGAGCGTCGCCGAGGCGTTCGGCGGCGTCGGCGCGAACGTCGCAGTCGCGAGCGCTCGCCTCGGCCGGTCGACGGGCCTGGTCGCCCGACTCGGCGACGGCGACGTCGGTGGTCGAGTCGCCGAAGATCTCGACGCGAGCCAGATCGACGACGCCCACGTCCGGCGAAAGCCGGGAACGAGCACGCACTGCGTGATACTCCGTGACGGCGACGGCAAACGGAGCATCGTGACGGCGGGGGATTCGGCGAAGCGCCTCCGACTCTCCGCCGCCGATCGGGCGTACCTCGCGGACGCCGGCGCGGCGTTTCTCACCGCCTACAACCCCGATCCCGTCCACCGCGATGCGATCGACCTCGCGGAGGCTGCGGAGGCACCGCCGTTCATCTTCGACCTGTCGGGCCCGCTCGCCGAGTTGGCCGGTCGGGGAGCGAGCGAGGAGACGATCGACCGCTGGGTCGAGGTGGCGGACGTGTTCGTCGTCGGCGCGGTCGCCGCCGAGTCGTACCTCGGGTGTCGCGGGCGAGAGGCCGCTACGGAACTCCGGTCGCGGGGGGCTCAGCGGGTCGCCGTCACCGGCGGCCGCGAGGGCGCCGTTCTCGTCGACGAGGCGGGGATCCACGAACTCCCGGCGTTCGACGTTCCCGTCGCCGACGAGACGGGCGCGGGCGACGCGTACGTCGCCGCGCTTATGGATCGATGGGTGCTCGGCGGGGACGACGCCCGACGGGCCGGCCGATTCGCCGCGGCCGCCGCTGCGCTAAACGTGACGAGCGAGGGGGCACGCGGCGGGCTGGCGACCAGGGATTCGGTCGAGTCGTTCCTCGACGGCCGATAG
- a CDS encoding metallophosphoesterase family protein: MVTPLDRSGSPEGSLMASLDRPRTDEPTRVAVIADPHLSTEEAGTSKLFNRTEAHVANAVADIVDRDVDATLCVGDITKDGEPWNFDRFDELAADLEAPFYSVPGNHDVPKEGYDHENLSMNAFAERYTPDGQAFPFHVPVGGVDVIGVNTAGTEEWLYDSHAGTVREDQLDELDAMLAAADTPLVLAHHNLPAMSEQVHEHRELAEPDMFVPPEMDDPEPFVETLERHGAPLLLTGHLHMPSAARQGSVRELMMPTTCSFPQGYCLLDVGPDGTDVRFVPVADFEEMVVGHRERSTDSVTARGLTGMAAARLAQFPLVEE; the protein is encoded by the coding sequence ATGGTCACACCGCTCGACAGGTCCGGTTCCCCAGAGGGATCGCTGATGGCAAGCCTCGACCGACCGCGCACCGACGAGCCGACGCGCGTCGCTGTCATCGCCGATCCGCACCTTTCGACGGAGGAGGCGGGGACCTCGAAGCTGTTCAACCGAACGGAGGCGCACGTCGCGAACGCCGTGGCCGATATTGTCGACCGCGACGTAGACGCGACGCTGTGCGTGGGAGACATCACGAAAGACGGGGAGCCGTGGAACTTCGACCGGTTCGACGAGCTGGCGGCCGATCTCGAGGCGCCGTTCTACTCGGTCCCCGGCAATCACGACGTGCCGAAGGAGGGGTACGATCACGAGAACCTCTCGATGAACGCGTTCGCAGAGCGATACACGCCCGACGGCCAGGCGTTTCCGTTTCACGTTCCCGTCGGCGGGGTGGACGTGATCGGCGTCAACACCGCGGGGACCGAAGAGTGGCTCTACGACTCACACGCGGGGACCGTTCGCGAGGACCAGCTCGACGAGCTCGACGCGATGCTCGCGGCCGCTGACACCCCGCTCGTGCTCGCGCACCACAACCTCCCCGCCATGTCCGAGCAGGTCCACGAGCACCGCGAACTGGCCGAGCCGGACATGTTCGTCCCCCCCGAGATGGACGACCCGGAGCCGTTCGTCGAGACGCTCGAACGTCACGGCGCGCCGCTGCTGCTCACCGGCCACCTACACATGCCTTCAGCCGCGCGCCAGGGGTCCGTCCGCGAACTGATGATGCCGACGACGTGCTCGTTCCCGCAGGGGTACTGCCTCCTCGACGTGGGGCCCGACGGGACCGACGTCCGGTTCGTGCCCGTCGCAGATTTCGAGGAGATGGTCGTCGGTCACCGCGAGCGCTCGACCGACTCGGTGACTGCGCGGGGACTGACGGGCATGGCGGCCGCACGCCTCGCGCAGTTCCCGCTCGTCGAGGAGTGA
- a CDS encoding ABC transporter substrate-binding protein → MSEDTTRRRFLTAAGSGVAAALAGCSGNQPDEQSTDTATETPSSTDTATATPESEREYTGGTLQLASNGPVQTLDPVNAKGSGAGYNQYNAALMNFDDGDLPPTADLATDYEVSDDGLTYTFQLREGVTFHDGQELTAQDFVYSWERLAGSEETRNADDIVGDTFAIEHEKQSDIDGVAGYIPGTLGVEAVDDYTFRFTMASQFTGTLSQIAGGAFAPIPEGSVAYPKDYEDHEGVDGLMWEGEYEYNEYFSTDGDGPFFAGVGPFQVDSWSKGDQIRLSAFDDYYGEGPYIDEIVYTVIGNQQTRFSRFKNGNLDVLLEGMPTAAFNPDRRSISRNRGTYRTGSYELDTGGTVNYGEAPALDTTYLVFNAARTPKAVRQAIAYLINQERISQDVYKGLQPPAYHLTPPGAFMAREGENPGENYNKHYQDGHRNQLDQFSDGYPYGVAEGRIGEAQRVMEEAGYGEDNRYELEFTIFSGNSAWQSIAQTLRDKATAAYIDISIVEADFGTIIGQALDGAMDMFSLSDGMEWPESDNFLRFIPPYDSPSGMFTRWTYQVVCSDVDFDGDGTDTVRSNVYAELDGDFPEDHVKVNTDGNQVSVAIENVTPDELESAINDAGYNYGEAESTQAPFDPLMPRSDRQWDTYLDNRGPSEEATRARDEVYYFQEEVNWAAVQELPLVHSVTQRLWQDRVNARMAGTMEDQTFNSLTLEDTSDS, encoded by the coding sequence ATGTCCGAGGACACCACTCGGCGGCGCTTTCTCACCGCGGCAGGCTCGGGCGTGGCGGCGGCGCTCGCGGGCTGCTCCGGGAACCAACCGGACGAACAGTCGACCGATACCGCGACCGAGACACCCAGTTCGACGGACACGGCGACGGCGACGCCGGAGTCCGAGCGGGAGTACACCGGCGGCACCCTTCAGTTGGCCTCCAACGGGCCGGTCCAAACGCTCGACCCGGTGAACGCAAAGGGGTCTGGTGCGGGGTACAACCAGTACAACGCGGCCCTGATGAACTTCGATGACGGCGATCTCCCGCCGACGGCCGATCTCGCGACCGATTACGAAGTCTCCGACGACGGCCTCACGTACACCTTCCAGCTCCGGGAAGGGGTCACCTTCCACGACGGACAGGAGCTGACCGCACAGGACTTCGTGTACTCGTGGGAGCGGCTCGCGGGCTCCGAGGAGACCCGCAACGCCGACGACATCGTCGGCGACACGTTCGCCATCGAACACGAGAAGCAGTCCGACATCGACGGCGTCGCGGGGTACATCCCCGGGACGCTTGGCGTCGAGGCGGTCGACGACTACACCTTCCGGTTTACCATGGCGTCGCAGTTCACCGGCACCCTCTCGCAGATCGCCGGGGGCGCGTTCGCGCCGATCCCCGAGGGTTCGGTCGCGTACCCGAAGGACTACGAGGACCACGAGGGCGTCGACGGCCTGATGTGGGAGGGCGAGTACGAGTACAACGAGTACTTCTCCACGGACGGCGACGGGCCGTTCTTCGCGGGCGTGGGCCCCTTCCAGGTCGACTCCTGGAGCAAAGGGGACCAGATCCGGCTGTCGGCGTTCGACGACTACTACGGCGAGGGCCCGTACATCGACGAGATCGTCTACACGGTCATCGGCAACCAGCAGACGCGCTTCTCGCGGTTCAAGAACGGCAACCTCGACGTGCTGCTCGAGGGAATGCCGACAGCGGCGTTCAACCCCGACCGGCGGTCGATCAGCCGCAACCGCGGCACCTACCGCACCGGCAGCTACGAGCTCGACACCGGCGGTACGGTCAACTACGGCGAGGCGCCGGCGCTCGACACCACCTATCTCGTGTTCAACGCCGCGCGGACGCCGAAGGCGGTCCGGCAGGCGATCGCGTACCTGATCAACCAGGAACGGATCTCGCAGGACGTGTACAAGGGACTTCAGCCGCCCGCGTACCACCTGACGCCGCCGGGCGCGTTCATGGCCCGCGAGGGCGAGAACCCCGGCGAGAACTACAACAAACACTATCAGGACGGTCACCGCAACCAGCTCGACCAGTTCTCCGACGGCTACCCCTACGGGGTGGCCGAAGGCCGGATCGGCGAGGCGCAGCGCGTCATGGAGGAGGCCGGCTACGGCGAGGACAACCGCTACGAGCTCGAATTCACCATCTTCTCGGGCAACAGCGCGTGGCAGTCGATCGCCCAGACGCTGCGCGACAAGGCGACCGCCGCCTACATCGACATCAGCATCGTCGAGGCCGACTTCGGGACGATCATCGGGCAGGCGCTGGACGGGGCGATGGACATGTTCTCGCTCAGCGACGGCATGGAGTGGCCGGAGTCGGACAACTTCCTCCGGTTCATCCCGCCGTACGACAGTCCCAGCGGGATGTTCACCCGGTGGACCTACCAAGTGGTCTGCTCGGACGTCGACTTCGACGGCGACGGCACCGACACCGTCCGCTCGAACGTCTACGCGGAGCTTGACGGCGACTTCCCCGAGGACCACGTGAAGGTGAACACGGACGGAAATCAGGTCAGCGTCGCGATCGAGAACGTTACCCCGGACGAACTGGAGTCGGCGATCAACGACGCCGGCTATAACTACGGCGAGGCCGAGTCGACGCAGGCGCCGTTCGACCCGCTCATGCCCCGCTCGGACCGCCAGTGGGACACGTACCTCGACAACCGCGGGCCAAGCGAGGAGGCGACGCGCGCACGCGACGAGGTCTACTACTTCCAAGAGGAGGTCAACTGGGCGGCCGTTCAGGAGCTGCCGCTCGTCCACTCGGTCACCCAGCGGCTCTGGCAGGACCGTGTCAACGCCCGGATGGCCGGCACGATGGAAGACCAGACGTTCAACTCGCTCACGCTGGAGGACACCAGCGACAGCTGA
- a CDS encoding ABC transporter permease, translated as MNRLKYLAKRFLMSVPVLWLGTSMTWFIIYQGPVDPAANLLSGTERLTETKYEAARTELGLDQPPLQHYLDWMWSLFTLDLGQTWLIYTGSNVGSLVLDFLPRTVWLGFWSVLVAICIGVPLGFYAGIRSNTIADYIASVSGIVWRAMPNFWLAVILLAVLVGSESLLGFDWDTFVVNLPSGVTGNPGLSYMAGDPLAFFTQPRETLAAIKKILPAALVLGSASMGNEMRIGRTAVLETKNEQYVDFARARGIPGRAIVWKHVFRNALVPLVPVITTEAFLLIGGSVLVESVFGINGMGKLFFDAAIQGDLPLVGSLMFVFIVLMLTINIAQDVLYTLIDPRVGYEGT; from the coding sequence ATGAACCGGCTCAAATACCTCGCGAAGCGCTTCCTCATGTCCGTCCCGGTGTTGTGGCTCGGGACCAGCATGACGTGGTTCATCATCTATCAAGGACCCGTCGACCCCGCCGCGAACCTGCTGAGTGGCACCGAACGGCTGACCGAGACCAAGTACGAGGCCGCTCGCACTGAGCTCGGGCTCGATCAACCCCCGCTGCAACACTATCTCGACTGGATGTGGAGCCTGTTCACGCTGGACCTCGGCCAGACGTGGCTCATCTACACCGGATCGAACGTCGGTTCGCTCGTGTTGGACTTCCTGCCGCGGACCGTCTGGCTCGGCTTCTGGTCGGTGCTCGTCGCGATCTGTATCGGCGTCCCGTTGGGGTTCTATGCCGGGATCCGCTCGAACACCATCGCCGACTACATCGCCTCCGTCTCGGGGATCGTCTGGCGCGCGATGCCGAACTTCTGGCTTGCCGTGATCCTGCTCGCGGTCCTCGTCGGCTCGGAGTCGCTGCTCGGGTTCGACTGGGACACCTTCGTGGTGAACCTCCCCTCCGGGGTGACCGGCAACCCCGGGCTTTCCTACATGGCCGGCGACCCGCTCGCCTTCTTCACACAGCCGCGAGAGACGCTGGCCGCGATCAAGAAGATCCTGCCTGCGGCGCTCGTGTTGGGCTCGGCGTCGATGGGGAACGAGATGCGTATCGGACGGACGGCGGTTCTGGAGACGAAAAACGAGCAGTACGTCGACTTCGCTCGCGCTCGTGGAATCCCCGGGCGGGCGATCGTCTGGAAGCACGTCTTCCGGAACGCGCTCGTTCCGCTGGTTCCCGTGATCACCACGGAGGCGTTCCTGCTCATCGGCGGCAGCGTCCTCGTCGAGTCGGTGTTCGGGATCAACGGGATGGGGAAGCTGTTCTTCGACGCCGCCATTCAGGGCGACCTGCCGCTCGTGGGGTCGCTCATGTTCGTGTTCATCGTGCTCATGCTCACCATCAACATCGCACAGGACGTCCTCTACACACTGATCGACCCCCGTGTGGGCTACGAGGGAACCTGA
- a CDS encoding ABC transporter permease, translating into MATATRTFTDGEAASLRDRIAANPRPAAAWIAVAGVLFALEAGALAQFLSALLADAVSVLPGVAVPGAVLALERAADAVPTLLSRETIPNRGYYDGSGYVGTFLGLSPDLAWLLRVALIYAYSFVSLAWLWVGYERYRTHYRIADWTPRDDVVDRFREHKWGLFGVAVVVMFFVLVLFAPALSPTTTAANLANPYQHDVTYWTGDGTQTVTVGQANLGSQSQGTSQENVGPMQYDDYGRIHPFGTLPSGKDLFTFIAHGSRISLVVGLVSVGLSVSVAIVLALLTAYYRGKVDLGAVLVSDAVMGMPQLLLLIMLSVILSGTWIGQIYSGAFVLALIFAGTGWPAMWRSFRGPALQVSNREWVDAAKSFGQTPGTIMRKHMLPYITGYVLVYGSMTLGGAIIAIAGLSFLGLGVNPPTPEWGRAVNAGQDYVTTASWHISLIPGILITLVVTGFNALGDGVRDAIDPESDAEDQGSASGRGGGA; encoded by the coding sequence ATGGCGACAGCTACCAGAACCTTCACCGACGGCGAGGCCGCATCGCTTCGAGACCGAATCGCCGCGAACCCCCGGCCGGCGGCGGCCTGGATCGCCGTCGCCGGTGTGTTGTTCGCGCTGGAGGCCGGCGCTCTCGCGCAGTTCCTCTCGGCGCTGCTGGCGGACGCCGTGTCAGTGCTGCCCGGCGTCGCCGTTCCCGGGGCCGTACTCGCGCTCGAACGGGCGGCGGACGCCGTCCCGACGCTGCTCTCCCGCGAGACGATCCCGAACCGGGGGTACTACGACGGCAGCGGCTACGTCGGAACGTTCCTCGGACTGTCACCCGATCTGGCGTGGCTGCTCCGTGTGGCGCTCATCTACGCGTACTCGTTCGTGTCGTTAGCTTGGCTGTGGGTCGGCTACGAGCGGTACCGGACCCACTACCGGATCGCCGACTGGACGCCGCGGGACGACGTTGTCGACCGGTTCCGTGAGCACAAGTGGGGCCTGTTCGGCGTCGCCGTCGTCGTGATGTTCTTCGTACTGGTCCTGTTCGCGCCGGCGCTCAGTCCCACGACGACGGCGGCGAACCTGGCGAACCCGTACCAACACGATGTGACCTACTGGACCGGCGACGGGACCCAGACCGTGACCGTCGGACAGGCGAACCTGGGGTCACAGTCGCAGGGTACCTCACAGGAGAACGTCGGTCCGATGCAGTACGACGACTACGGCCGCATCCATCCGTTCGGGACGCTTCCGAGCGGGAAGGACCTGTTCACGTTCATCGCCCACGGCTCGCGGATCTCGCTGGTGGTCGGGCTCGTCTCCGTCGGCCTCTCGGTGTCGGTCGCGATCGTCCTCGCGCTGTTGACGGCGTACTACCGTGGGAAGGTCGACCTCGGCGCGGTGCTCGTCTCCGACGCGGTGATGGGGATGCCGCAGTTACTGCTGCTCATCATGCTCTCCGTGATTCTCTCGGGGACGTGGATCGGACAGATCTACTCCGGGGCGTTCGTGCTCGCGCTGATCTTCGCGGGGACCGGTTGGCCGGCGATGTGGCGGTCGTTCCGCGGCCCGGCGCTGCAGGTGTCGAATCGGGAGTGGGTCGACGCCGCGAAGTCGTTCGGACAGACTCCCGGGACGATCATGCGAAAACACATGCTCCCGTACATCACCGGTTACGTGCTCGTGTACGGCTCGATGACGCTCGGGGGTGCCATCATCGCCATCGCCGGGCTGTCGTTCCTCGGGCTCGGCGTGAACCCGCCGACCCCCGAATGGGGACGAGCGGTCAACGCGGGCCAAGACTACGTGACGACCGCCTCGTGGCACATCTCGCTCATCCCGGGGATCCTGATCACGCTCGTCGTGACCGGATTCAACGCCCTCGGTGACGGCGTTCGCGACGCGATCGATCCGGAGTCCGACGCGGAAGACCAGGGCAGCGCCAGCGGTCGCGGGGGTGGTGCCTGA
- a CDS encoding ABC transporter ATP-binding protein, with translation MRPNGTDAPAGEPDGVPTGAACTDGGREALLAVEGLTTVFHTDKETIRAIDDVSFTVDKGETLGIVGESGSGKSVTARSVLGLIDSPGVIESGSIRFRGEELTDDNWDTHRGDISIVFQDPNNSLNPVYTVGNQIRETLRIHQNLTGAAAREEAVRLLESVGIPDARRRVGEYPHQFSGGMKQRAVIAVALACDPDLLVCDEPTTALDVTIQAQILELLDDLQDEEDLAIMFITHDMGVIEETADRVNVMYAGEIVESAPVDELFDAPQHPYTQGLLASIPGRTVSGDRLPTIGGEVPTPTTEPTDCRFADRCPQAFDACERVHPEPIRVGPDHTAACLLHEDGYDGDPGTGDPRPDRSAGGDAVADGGDHQ, from the coding sequence ATGCGACCGAACGGGACCGACGCACCCGCGGGAGAACCCGACGGAGTGCCGACCGGCGCCGCCTGTACTGACGGCGGTCGCGAGGCGCTCCTCGCCGTCGAGGGGCTGACGACCGTCTTCCACACTGACAAGGAGACGATCCGCGCGATCGACGACGTCTCCTTCACCGTCGACAAGGGCGAGACGCTCGGGATCGTCGGGGAATCAGGCTCCGGGAAGTCCGTCACGGCCCGCTCTGTCCTCGGACTGATCGACTCACCCGGCGTGATCGAGTCGGGGTCGATCCGGTTCAGAGGCGAGGAACTGACCGACGACAACTGGGACACACACCGCGGCGACATCTCGATCGTCTTCCAGGACCCGAACAATTCCTTGAACCCGGTGTACACGGTCGGGAACCAGATCCGCGAGACGCTCCGGATCCACCAAAACCTCACCGGCGCGGCCGCCCGCGAGGAAGCCGTCCGACTGCTGGAGTCCGTCGGGATCCCCGACGCCCGCCGGCGGGTCGGCGAGTACCCCCACCAGTTCTCCGGCGGGATGAAACAGCGAGCGGTCATCGCCGTCGCGCTGGCGTGTGACCCGGACCTGCTCGTGTGCGACGAGCCGACGACGGCGCTCGACGTGACCATCCAAGCGCAGATCTTGGAACTGCTCGACGACCTGCAGGACGAGGAGGATCTCGCGATCATGTTTATCACCCACGACATGGGCGTCATCGAGGAGACCGCCGACCGAGTGAACGTTATGTACGCCGGAGAGATCGTCGAATCGGCGCCGGTCGACGAGCTGTTCGACGCTCCACAGCACCCGTACACGCAGGGGCTGCTCGCGTCGATCCCCGGGCGGACCGTCTCGGGCGACCGGCTCCCGACGATCGGCGGCGAAGTGCCCACGCCAACGACGGAGCCGACCGACTGTCGGTTCGCAGACCGATGTCCGCAGGCGTTCGATGCCTGCGAACGCGTCCACCCGGAGCCGATCCGGGTCGGCCCCGACCACACCGCCGCGTGTCTGCTCCACGAGGACGGCTACGACGGGGACCCGGGCACCGGCGATCCGCGACCGGATCGAAGCGCCGGCGGCGACGCCGTCGCCGACGGGGGTGACCACCAGTGA
- a CDS encoding ABC transporter ATP-binding protein, with translation MKKYYDVDGFLGDDPVKAVDGVSFDIRRGETLGLVGESGCGKTTLGRTILGLEDATDGEVTSDGRNVARLSGRELREWQRDAQMVFQDPEASLNDRMTVGEIVREPLEAHDSETASARRERVFELLDLVGLNEEHYYRYPHQFSGGQRQRVGIARALALEPEFIVLDEPVSALDVSVQARVINLLEDLQEELGLTYLFIAHDLSVVRHIADRVAVMYLGDIVELGGTESVYTDPAHPYTLSLLSAIPGSHTGTDRDRVTLRGTPPSPRDPPQGCRFATRCPAKVRPSEFDDLSGIAWERIDALHTVLRERANTETSLTDRLKRQLGLAADANDIDEVVADLFERDASGDSDTDATEGAGLLTKSARKAVEDAVQFARRGEDEEATAVLREAFGSVCNRERPERHAVGDEGRVSACVRHTDEYEDPSDVVDRRYGRDDD, from the coding sequence CTGAAGAAGTACTACGACGTCGACGGGTTCCTCGGCGACGACCCGGTGAAGGCCGTCGACGGCGTCTCCTTCGACATTCGACGCGGGGAGACGCTCGGGCTCGTCGGCGAGTCCGGCTGCGGGAAGACGACGCTCGGGCGCACGATCCTCGGACTCGAGGACGCGACCGACGGCGAGGTCACCTCGGACGGGCGGAACGTCGCACGCCTCTCGGGGCGTGAGCTCCGCGAGTGGCAGCGGGACGCGCAGATGGTGTTTCAAGACCCCGAGGCGAGCCTGAACGACCGAATGACGGTCGGCGAGATCGTCCGCGAGCCGCTGGAGGCACACGACTCCGAAACCGCTTCGGCGCGCAGAGAGCGCGTCTTCGAACTGCTCGATCTCGTCGGGCTCAACGAGGAGCACTACTACCGCTACCCGCACCAGTTCTCGGGCGGACAGCGCCAGCGCGTCGGGATCGCCCGCGCGCTCGCGCTCGAACCCGAGTTCATCGTGCTCGACGAGCCGGTATCCGCGCTCGACGTGAGCGTCCAGGCGCGGGTGATCAACCTCCTCGAGGATCTTCAAGAAGAGCTCGGCCTCACGTACCTGTTCATCGCGCACGACCTCTCGGTCGTTCGCCACATCGCCGACCGCGTCGCCGTGATGTACCTCGGCGACATCGTCGAGTTGGGAGGGACCGAATCGGTGTACACCGACCCCGCCCACCCGTACACGCTGTCGCTACTGTCGGCGATCCCGGGCAGTCACACCGGAACCGACCGGGATCGAGTCACGCTTCGCGGAACGCCGCCGTCGCCGCGGGACCCGCCCCAGGGGTGTCGGTTCGCCACGCGCTGCCCCGCGAAGGTCCGCCCGTCGGAGTTCGACGACCTCTCGGGGATCGCCTGGGAGCGTATCGACGCCTTGCATACGGTGTTGCGCGAGCGGGCAAACACCGAGACCAGTCTTACCGACCGCCTGAAACGACAGCTCGGACTCGCCGCCGACGCGAACGACATCGACGAAGTGGTCGCGGATCTGTTCGAGCGTGACGCGTCCGGCGACAGTGACACCGACGCGACTGAAGGCGCCGGTCTCCTCACTAAATCGGCCCGCAAGGCCGTCGAGGACGCGGTCCAGTTCGCTCGGCGGGGAGAAGACGAGGAGGCGACGGCGGTGCTTCGCGAAGCGTTCGGCTCGGTGTGCAACCGCGAGCGGCCGGAGCGACATGCCGTCGGCGACGAGGGCAGAGTGAGCGCGTGCGTCCGGCACACGGACGAGTACGAAGACCCCAGCGACGTCGTCGACCGTCGGTACGGTCGGGACGACGACTGA
- a CDS encoding DUF5805 domain-containing protein translates to MSDADADTERVAVTARVPAYQKAAWVADAERLDMSQAEFLRTMVQAGRRDLGIAAEFGPPEGIETDTAADRTEPATSSGDLEGRSPPADPGGNDLEDRLLDALDREGVMSFEGLVEAVAGDIEDRVDETMGELQSSGRVRYSGRDGGYVLVER, encoded by the coding sequence ATGAGCGATGCGGACGCCGACACCGAGCGGGTGGCCGTGACCGCCCGGGTACCGGCCTACCAGAAGGCGGCGTGGGTCGCAGACGCCGAGCGCCTCGACATGTCCCAAGCAGAGTTCCTCCGGACGATGGTGCAGGCCGGTCGCCGCGATCTTGGGATCGCAGCCGAGTTCGGCCCTCCCGAGGGAATCGAGACGGACACAGCGGCGGATCGAACGGAACCGGCAACGAGTTCCGGTGATCTGGAGGGGCGTTCTCCCCCCGCGGACCCTGGGGGTAACGACCTCGAAGACCGCCTCCTCGACGCGCTCGATCGAGAGGGCGTCATGTCGTTCGAGGGACTGGTCGAAGCGGTCGCCGGCGACATCGAAGATCGTGTCGACGAAACGATGGGTGAACTCCAATCGAGCGGTCGGGTCCGCTACAGCGGTCGCGACGGGGGATACGTGCTGGTGGAGCGATGA
- a CDS encoding tyrosine-type recombinase/integrase, with protein sequence MSAADEDVDADTADEDPIGYFLEDMELHGKSGRTRAEYGRVLRRFEGFLADPTRGPGGAASSPAAASHRDCMAFVHELRRDPDLTDSTTATYAAYLHRFFAYMTQVGAFDANPMALVMEELDERIDTDPTRREISVPRMRAFVGEITHPLERALVVTLLKTGMRVGELCNLDLRDVALSRDLAGYDVGDRAQVDGRPDSLFVASEPSVGEVHNGETRSASNKRKRGTVLPVDDELAETLVRWLAVRPDAVSPAEPLFVATGSGWGERLTPEQVGRVVRTHAADAGWYESGAGATENVTPHYFRHFFTTHLRDRTGDRGVVKYLRGDVADDIIDTYTHNWGDNVRETYEQHIYSLLE encoded by the coding sequence ATGAGCGCTGCCGACGAGGACGTGGACGCCGACACCGCCGACGAGGATCCGATCGGCTACTTCCTCGAGGACATGGAGCTTCACGGAAAAAGCGGCCGGACACGCGCGGAGTACGGCCGTGTGCTCCGCCGGTTCGAGGGGTTCCTCGCAGATCCGACGCGCGGTCCCGGCGGCGCCGCGAGCAGTCCGGCGGCCGCCTCTCATCGCGACTGTATGGCGTTCGTCCACGAATTGCGTCGGGACCCGGACCTGACGGATTCGACGACTGCGACGTACGCGGCGTACCTGCATCGGTTTTTCGCGTACATGACGCAGGTCGGCGCCTTCGACGCGAATCCGATGGCGCTGGTGATGGAGGAACTCGACGAGCGGATCGACACTGATCCGACCCGCCGGGAGATCTCCGTCCCCAGGATGCGAGCGTTCGTCGGGGAGATCACGCACCCGCTGGAGCGCGCGCTCGTCGTCACGCTGTTGAAGACAGGAATGCGCGTCGGCGAGCTGTGTAACCTGGACCTTCGGGATGTGGCCCTCTCGCGGGACCTCGCAGGCTACGACGTCGGCGACCGCGCACAGGTCGACGGCCGCCCGGACTCGCTGTTCGTCGCGAGCGAGCCGTCCGTTGGTGAAGTGCACAACGGTGAGACACGGAGCGCCTCGAACAAGCGCAAGCGCGGGACGGTGCTCCCGGTCGACGACGAGCTCGCCGAAACGCTCGTCCGATGGCTCGCGGTCCGGCCGGATGCCGTCTCGCCCGCCGAGCCGCTGTTCGTCGCCACCGGTAGCGGGTGGGGCGAGCGCCTCACTCCCGAACAGGTCGGCCGCGTCGTCAGGACGCACGCTGCCGACGCCGGGTGGTACGAATCCGGAGCGGGGGCCACGGAGAACGTCACACCCCACTACTTCCGGCACTTCTTCACCACCCATCTCCGGGACCGCACGGGCGACCGCGGCGTCGTGAAGTACCTCCGCGGCGACGTCGCCGACGACATCATCGACACCTACACCCACAACTGGGGCGACAACGTCCGCGAGACGTACGAGCAACACATCTACTCGCTGTTGGAGTAA